In Crinalium epipsammum PCC 9333, the genomic window TGAATCAACACAAAAAAGCTTCTACCTAACGTAAGAACATTAACTAGCGTTACATATCCCCAAAGAGACTCTCAGCCTCCTCATAAGTACCTACCCCTTTAATTCTTGATTCCCTTTTTGGTGGCTGTTCAGGTTCCGGTTCCGGTTCAGGTTCCGGCGCAGATAATGGTTGTGCTTGTGCAGAGAGTTGACCATTGTTGATTACAACGTGCTGTGTTTGCTGAGTCGGTTTTTCTAAACCAAACAAGGTACGAATATACCTAGCACGATTCTCTAAAGCATCACAAGATTCTAAAGCTATTATCTTTAATTCCTCATCGGATAAATCACCTTTTTGTTTATGTGCTAATGGTAAAACACACATTCGCAAAAACTGTAAAATCAAATCTTTAGATGCTCGTGAACCTTGAGAACTTAAATACGATAACACTACACCTTCATGAGTGTTAGCTAATAGTCGTAGTCTCAATCTAAAATCAATATGCTCTTTATCATTGTTATCGCTCATTACACTGCTGCTTTACTTCTAAAATGTTCAAATAAGCCAAAAATATCAATTAACCGGAACGCTAACGCTTCTTCTTGGTGACGCTTTTTAGTCAAACTTTCAAACGCTGTTTCAACAACAGATGTCAGATCAGCCCCCCAACAAATAGGAACTTTTGGTCTATCAAATGGCTGTGCCACTCCAGGCAAGGTAGACCTTTCACGCACTCCAAAATACTTATTTAATTCAGGCTTTAAATAAATTCCTGCACCACCACAAATAATCACTTCATCCAGTCTATTAGGCAAACATCTATCCAACCATTGCTCTAACTCAGCCCAATATTCTGCGCGGGAGCTAGTAATCGCATTAGCAATCTTTAAAACCTCCCCTGCACGTAACTCAGGTTTTTTACTTCTAGCTAAACCTTGAATTACAGGATTATTTTCTAGTTTTATTGGAGGCGAACCCTTATCACGATTCGTATTAACATAATCTGCCTGAAAGATTGCCCCAGATAACTCAAATGGCTTTTGACCACTGGTACGTTCTAATGCTTTACTCTCCAATTTCATAAAGCCTAATTCTGGACTTTCACCTGACACCATTCGACCACCGCTAAACTGCAAAGCCGTCACATTCCTATGCCCAAACATTAATACAGCTAATGTGCGATCGCGAAACCAATCCATTCCTTTCTGCTTAACTCGTACCATTGCCAAACCACTTCCTTCTGGTCGGCACAGGAAATTAGTCAATTTCACCTTTAACGGCTGACCTCGAAAACTATAATCAGCCAAGATTTTAGTTAACTCATCTTTTAAAGTATCTCGATCTTCGTACTCAGTCCAAGGCAATAATACTATCAGTTCCAACGTTATATTATTGACATTCCGTTTAGTTGAATTAGCAGAACTAGAATTGACTTTATCAATAATCACGCCTACCACTGCGGAGGTCTTATAAATTGCTCTTTCATACTTCAATTCACCTAGTCCTGCATCACCAGAAAAATCACGAGCGAAAGAACCTACTAAGTAAATATTATTTTCCCACTCAACATAAGCTTCATCTTCTGGTCTTGGACTACCTAATTGTCCTTTACCCGATCTATAGTTTTCTAAAGTTGCTCTTGACACTTTTGATATTTGCGGTGTCATTGTTACTAAATAAGACTCTTTTACCCCTTCCACCTCTGCTATAACTTTCGTAAGTGATGCGCCTGGATCAATTCCAATTGTTATTTTCACTTAATACTTTCTCCGTCCTGACCCATTTTTACCAATTCTCGCTCCTTAAGCTTTAACCGCAATCTTCCCAAAGTGAGGCTTATTACGAGCATAAAATCTCTAGGTTTTAAGTGGACAACCATTGGACAATTACTGGACTAAAAATGGACTCAAAGTGGACAACCATTGGACAATTACTCACTTTGCTGTTTCTAAATACTACAAGAAATTACCATTCTATCTAGAATACTGAACTACCGAGTGGACAGTGAATGTCCAGTAATTGTCCAATAATTGTCCACTCGGCTAAACCCAACAGTTATCTACCCTCAACCAACCTTGACACGACGAGGATACCCTGAAAAAGCAAGGAATACCCTCTTGCTGACATTTTGTACACAGAGAATATT contains:
- a CDS encoding ParM/StbA family protein, which produces MKITIGIDPGASLTKVIAEVEGVKESYLVTMTPQISKVSRATLENYRSGKGQLGSPRPEDEAYVEWENNIYLVGSFARDFSGDAGLGELKYERAIYKTSAVVGVIIDKVNSSSANSTKRNVNNITLELIVLLPWTEYEDRDTLKDELTKILADYSFRGQPLKVKLTNFLCRPEGSGLAMVRVKQKGMDWFRDRTLAVLMFGHRNVTALQFSGGRMVSGESPELGFMKLESKALERTSGQKPFELSGAIFQADYVNTNRDKGSPPIKLENNPVIQGLARSKKPELRAGEVLKIANAITSSRAEYWAELEQWLDRCLPNRLDEVIICGGAGIYLKPELNKYFGVRERSTLPGVAQPFDRPKVPICWGADLTSVVETAFESLTKKRHQEEALAFRLIDIFGLFEHFRSKAAV